In Kiritimatiellia bacterium, a single genomic region encodes these proteins:
- a CDS encoding OmpH family outer membrane protein, which yields MTRTLHLPLVVAAAALFAAAPRYPAAAQGEAGRIVFVDMNKVFDEYYKTKLAEGQLKEQESELKEELRKMVDRFKELQESFRQAREESEDTALSDEVRTARRTEAEEKLIEMREMESRIRRFEESRRRQMAEQLKRIRDKLVVEIRDALKSHAEREGYLAVLEISGDNLNGVPNVLFYDREFDITQELIDILNSEKK from the coding sequence ATGACCCGAACGCTACATCTCCCCCTTGTTGTTGCCGCCGCCGCTTTGTTTGCGGCTGCACCTCGATACCCCGCTGCCGCGCAGGGCGAGGCGGGGCGGATCGTCTTTGTCGACATGAACAAGGTCTTTGATGAGTATTACAAAACGAAACTCGCCGAGGGGCAGCTCAAGGAGCAGGAATCGGAGTTGAAGGAAGAACTTCGAAAAATGGTCGATCGCTTCAAGGAGCTGCAGGAATCTTTCCGGCAGGCTCGGGAGGAATCCGAAGACACCGCGCTGAGCGATGAGGTTCGCACCGCCCGCCGGACGGAAGCGGAGGAAAAGCTTATCGAAATGCGTGAAATGGAAAGCCGGATTCGACGGTTTGAGGAAAGTCGCCGGCGCCAGATGGCCGAGCAATTGAAGCGAATCCGTGACAAGCTCGTGGTCGAAATCAGGGACGCTTTGAAGTCTCACGCGGAGAGAGAGGGATATCTTGCCGTCCTCGAGATTTCCGGCGACAACTTGAACGGGGTCCCCAACGTCCTGTTCTACGACCGGGAATTCGACATTACCCAAGAACTGATCGATATCCTCAACTCGGAAAAGAAATAG
- the clpB gene encoding ATP-dependent chaperone ClpB gives MQLDKLTIKSQEAVQAAQRIADEWRHPEVDVDHLVSALLEQPEGVVRPLLERLGAKPDSLRAQLDQELRKRPTVEGAIDRYPSRGFRELLQRAFALAAQMKDDYVSTEHLFLAALDANDSAFARLAKSAGVTHDSALKALQAVRGSQRVTDQNPEDKYEALKKYGRDLTEAARQGKLDPVIGRDTEIRRVIQVLSRRTKNNPVLIGEPGVGKTAIAEGLAQRIVAGDVPESLKNKRIIAMDLGAMLAGAKYRGEFEDRFKAFIKEVLDAAGGIILFIDELHTLVGAGKAEGAVDASNMIKPPLARGELRCVGATTLDEYRKYIEKDPALERRFQPILVNEPSVEDTIAILRGLRERYEAHHGVRIQDAALVAAATLSHRYISDRFLPDKAIDLVDEAASRLRMEIDSMPVEIDEVRRKLLQLDIEREALRKEKDDASRERLEKLDAERARLKEELSGMMLHWEKEKELIGQIRSLTQSLELLRGEEEAAKRANDLGKAAEILYGKIPSVERQIKEAQAKLAELQKDRRMLKEEVDAEDIATVVSLWTRIPVSRLLETEKQKLLHMEERLRRRVVGQEEAVSAVSRAVRRSRSGLQDPNRPLGSFIFLGPTGVGKTELARALAEFLFDDEHAMVRIDMSEFMEKHSVSRLIGAPPGYVGYEEGGYLTEHVRRKPYSVVLFDEIEKAHPDVFNVLLQILDDGRLTDGQGRTVDFRNTLIIMTSNLGGSIIQETLQQHPDLKPEDPAYEQMEARVHEVLRASFRPEFLNRIDEIIIFHSLTREQIAEIVDIQLARLRKHLEEQKIELELTPAAKQLLAREGYDPVFGARPLKRVIQRKVLDALALEILDGRIAEGSRVIADVGPGGDLAFRVA, from the coding sequence ATGCAACTGGACAAATTGACCATTAAGTCTCAGGAGGCTGTGCAGGCCGCACAGCGCATTGCTGACGAGTGGCGGCACCCGGAAGTGGACGTCGACCACTTGGTGTCGGCCCTTCTTGAACAGCCTGAAGGCGTTGTCCGCCCACTCCTGGAGCGGCTGGGCGCTAAGCCCGACAGTTTGCGCGCCCAGTTGGATCAGGAACTCAGGAAGCGGCCGACAGTTGAGGGCGCAATCGACCGATACCCCTCTCGCGGGTTTCGAGAACTTTTGCAGCGGGCTTTCGCCCTCGCGGCCCAGATGAAGGATGATTATGTCAGCACGGAGCACCTTTTTCTCGCTGCCCTGGACGCCAATGATTCGGCGTTTGCGCGTCTGGCCAAGTCGGCGGGCGTCACTCACGACTCGGCACTGAAGGCGCTGCAAGCCGTTCGCGGCAGCCAGCGCGTGACGGACCAAAACCCCGAAGACAAATATGAAGCACTCAAGAAATACGGCCGCGACCTGACAGAGGCAGCTCGCCAGGGCAAACTGGATCCAGTCATCGGGCGCGATACGGAAATCCGGCGCGTGATTCAGGTGCTGTCTCGCCGGACGAAGAATAACCCCGTCCTGATCGGTGAGCCGGGCGTGGGCAAGACCGCGATCGCCGAGGGATTGGCGCAGCGAATTGTGGCTGGCGACGTCCCGGAAAGCCTCAAAAACAAGCGAATCATCGCGATGGACCTCGGCGCGATGCTAGCCGGCGCGAAATACCGCGGAGAATTCGAAGACCGCTTCAAAGCGTTTATCAAGGAGGTGCTGGACGCTGCGGGCGGCATCATCCTGTTTATCGATGAGCTGCACACGCTCGTCGGAGCGGGCAAGGCCGAGGGCGCGGTGGACGCCTCGAATATGATCAAGCCGCCACTGGCCCGTGGGGAATTGCGTTGCGTCGGCGCAACGACGCTGGACGAGTACCGGAAATACATCGAGAAAGATCCGGCTCTTGAGCGCCGGTTCCAGCCGATTTTGGTCAACGAGCCCAGCGTCGAAGACACGATTGCCATACTCCGCGGCCTCCGCGAGCGCTACGAGGCGCACCATGGCGTTCGGATTCAGGACGCGGCCCTCGTCGCCGCGGCTACGTTGTCGCACCGCTATATCAGCGACCGGTTCCTGCCGGACAAGGCGATCGACCTCGTCGACGAGGCGGCCAGCCGATTGCGAATGGAAATCGACAGTATGCCGGTCGAGATTGACGAGGTTCGCCGCAAGCTCCTCCAGCTTGATATCGAACGAGAGGCTCTCCGAAAGGAGAAGGATGATGCTTCCCGGGAGCGCCTCGAGAAGCTCGACGCCGAGCGCGCGCGGTTGAAGGAGGAGCTATCCGGCATGATGCTCCATTGGGAAAAGGAGAAGGAACTCATCGGACAAATTCGATCCCTGACCCAGTCGTTGGAGCTCCTTCGCGGCGAAGAAGAGGCCGCAAAGCGCGCCAATGACCTTGGCAAAGCAGCGGAGATCCTCTACGGGAAAATTCCTAGTGTGGAGCGTCAGATCAAAGAGGCCCAGGCGAAGCTGGCCGAGCTTCAAAAGGACCGGCGGATGCTCAAGGAGGAGGTGGATGCTGAAGACATTGCGACGGTTGTGTCTCTTTGGACCCGCATTCCCGTCAGCCGATTACTCGAGACTGAAAAACAGAAATTGTTACACATGGAGGAGCGCCTGCGCCGCCGGGTGGTGGGACAGGAAGAGGCAGTTTCCGCCGTTTCACGGGCCGTCCGGCGTTCACGGTCCGGCCTGCAGGACCCCAATCGCCCGCTCGGCTCGTTCATCTTCCTCGGCCCCACGGGGGTCGGCAAGACCGAGCTGGCCCGGGCGCTTGCGGAATTCCTGTTCGACGACGAACACGCCATGGTCCGGATCGACATGTCCGAATTCATGGAGAAACACTCGGTCAGTCGGCTCATCGGCGCGCCGCCCGGCTATGTGGGATACGAGGAAGGCGGATACCTGACCGAACACGTGCGGCGGAAACCTTATTCCGTCGTGCTCTTTGACGAGATCGAAAAGGCCCATCCGGACGTCTTCAACGTGCTCCTTCAAATTCTGGACGATGGACGGCTGACCGACGGGCAGGGCCGAACAGTCGATTTCCGGAATACGCTCATCATTATGACCTCCAACCTTGGCGGCTCCATCATTCAGGAAACGCTTCAGCAGCACCCCGATCTCAAACCGGAGGATCCGGCGTACGAGCAAATGGAAGCCCGGGTCCACGAAGTCTTGCGCGCCTCCTTCCGGCCCGAGTTCCTTAACCGGATCGATGAAATCATCATTTTCCACAGCCTCACCCGGGAGCAGATCGCCGAAATCGTGGATATCCAGCTTGCGCGGTTGCGCAAGCATTTGGAGGAACAGAAGATCGAACTGGAGCTGACTCCGGCAGCCAAGCAGTTGCTGGCCCGCGAGGGCTACGATCCCGTATTCGGCGCGCGTCCGCTGAAGCGTGTGATTCAGCGCAAGGTATTGGACGCGTTGGCGTTGGAAATACTCGACGGTCGCATTGCCGAGGGCAGCCGGGTCATCGCTGATGTCGGTCCCGGCGGCGACCTCGCATTCCGGGTCGCCTGA
- the lpxD gene encoding UDP-3-O-(3-hydroxymyristoyl)glucosamine N-acyltransferase, which translates to MELAVSEIAQRLGAEWVGDGSAVIRGVAGVRDAGPGEIAFVSQQRYAADAAVTRASALIVAKDWAAPAPCPLIKVDKPERAFAEVARWFAGPEPAYPPGIHPSAVVSPDARLGEGVHVGPLAVIESGAEIGPRTIVGAQCFIGQGVRIGADCRLYPHVSIREYCVIGNRVWLHNGTVIGSDGFGYDVNPDGTRTKQPQIGIVVIGDDVEIGANVTVDRARFGKTRIGNGVKIDNLVQIAHNVVIGDHAVIVAQVGIAGSTRIGSKAILAGQAGIAGHLTIGEGAIIGAQAGVTKDIPPGAYVIGFPATPQKEAARQHAALARLPELRERLLALEKRLQALEAKLV; encoded by the coding sequence ATGGAGCTGGCCGTCAGCGAAATTGCGCAAAGACTCGGCGCTGAATGGGTCGGAGACGGCTCGGCTGTTATCCGGGGCGTCGCTGGCGTGCGGGACGCCGGTCCCGGCGAGATCGCGTTCGTGTCACAGCAGCGCTACGCAGCGGATGCGGCCGTGACGCGCGCATCCGCCCTGATCGTAGCCAAGGATTGGGCCGCGCCGGCGCCCTGTCCATTGATCAAGGTTGACAAACCTGAGCGTGCCTTTGCCGAGGTGGCCCGCTGGTTTGCCGGACCGGAACCGGCCTACCCGCCGGGCATCCACCCTTCGGCGGTAGTCAGTCCCGATGCCAGGTTGGGCGAAGGGGTCCATGTCGGCCCTCTTGCCGTCATCGAGTCGGGTGCGGAAATCGGTCCCCGCACGATCGTTGGCGCACAGTGCTTCATCGGGCAAGGAGTTAGGATCGGCGCGGACTGCCGACTCTACCCGCATGTTTCGATCCGCGAGTACTGCGTCATCGGCAACCGCGTCTGGCTTCACAATGGCACCGTGATCGGCAGCGATGGATTTGGATACGACGTCAACCCTGATGGCACTCGGACGAAACAACCGCAAATTGGCATTGTGGTCATCGGGGATGACGTGGAAATCGGCGCGAATGTGACCGTCGACCGCGCGCGATTCGGGAAGACGCGCATCGGAAATGGCGTGAAAATCGACAACCTCGTCCAGATCGCTCACAATGTCGTAATTGGTGACCACGCCGTTATCGTCGCGCAGGTTGGGATCGCAGGCAGCACGCGCATCGGCTCCAAGGCGATCCTCGCGGGCCAGGCGGGGATTGCGGGCCATTTGACCATCGGAGAAGGGGCCATCATCGGCGCTCAGGCCGGCGTGACGAAAGACATTCCGCCGGGAGCATACGTAATCGGTTTCCCCGCAACGCCTCAAAAGGAGGCGGCGCGCCAGCACGCCGCGCTCGCCCGCCTGCCCGAGCTCCGCGAGCGCCTCCTCGCCCTCGAAAAACGCCTTCAAGCTCTTGAAGCCAAGCTGGTTTGA